The Natribaculum luteum genome contains the following window.
CGGAAGCCGACGAAGAACGCAGGTTGCTCTACGTCGCAATGACACGTGCAAAGGATCACCTGCTGTTTTCGGCTGGCGACGATCCCAACACGTTCCTCGAGGAGCTACCTGTCGACATCGACCCTCTCGAGCCAGCAGTTGATACGGATCGTGTCGGCGACACCGTCCAATCACAACTGACCGTGCCCATCCCGCAGCCAACCGGTCCTGATGGATACTCACCTCACTCACTAATGGGCGACGAGGTCTACGAGGACGTCAGTCAGGGAAGAGGACGGGAGTTTGGCTCGGCAGTCCACGAGTTCGCAGAACGGTACGCTCTCGGAGAAGACGGTGATCCTCGCAACGAAGATGAGCGGAATATCACGGAGCTTCTCGATTCGCTCGAGGGGACCCTCAGAGTCGAAGAACAGGTGTACCTGCCGCTCGAGGTTGAGGGAGACCAGGTGACGATCTCCGGCGTTGTCGACCTCGTCCATGTGACGTCCGATCGGGTGGAGATCATCGATTACAAGACAGATCAGGGGTATCACGCAGAGTCAGCATATCGAACGCAGCTTAGCGTGTACTATCACGCGCTCGATGACTGGTTCGAGGGCCGAGACGTGAATGCCGCAATTTATTATTCAGCAATGGATGATCTGGTCGAGATCGAGCCGCTTTCACGGACAGCTCTAGCGGACCGTCTTAAAACTCGAGAGTAGCAACGAGCGCCCCATCGAAAGCTAAGTCCAACTGATATACTTACGCAATGAGAGTTGGCGATTGTACCTACCCACTCTCCCCCACTATTTCCAGTGAACCGCCTCGGGGTCAAGTCCCGAGGCTTCCCGTTTCGATGACGCGACTTGCAGGAACCGATGAGGTTGAACCTCCGTCGGTTTCCACAGCGGTCGCAGTCTCCCCGGGCGTCGATTCGGCCTGTCCCAGACCTAGTTGGTGAATACCGCGAGAAAGAACGTTGTACGACGCATTAGCGTCCCTGTCCGCTTCGAACCCACAACTCGGACAACTGTGTTTCCTGACCCACAACGGCTTGTCCGTCTCCACGCCACACTCCGCGCACTCTTTGGTTGTGCCACGCGGATTCACTTGAACGACGCGTGTGCCGTACAGGTCGCCCTTGTACTCCAGCATCTCGATGAACCTACGCCACGCGGCGTCCTGTTTGTTGCGAGCGTTTCCGTCTTGCTGGAGCAGCCCTGAGACGTTCAGGTCTTCCACGAACACGGCGTCATACTCTTTGACTATCCACGTCGTCAACTTGTGTTGGAAGTCCTCGACCTTCCGCTTGATTCGACGCTTGACTTTGGCGACCGCTTGTCGTTGTTTTTCCCAGTTGTTACTGCCGTGTTCCTTGCGGGAGAGACTACGCTGTTCCCGTCGCAATCGTTCGTATTCCTCGGAGAGATCGAGCCAGTCCACACTGTCGCCGTCTGACGTGTAGATGTAGCTGTTGATACCGAGGTCGATCCCCACGCAGTCTTCGGCGGTCACGTCGTCCGCGTCGGGTTTCTCAGGGAGCGCATTATCTTCGATTTCGAGGCCGAACGTGACGTACCACTCACCCGTTGTCTCTTTCTTCAACGTGACTTCTTTGATAATGGCGTTTTCGGGGATGGAACGGTGGTATCGGATGGGGATGTCACCAATTTTGGAGAGCCAGAGCGTAGCAGTTCGACCACTCGTGTCTTTGAGTTCGAAACCAGACTGCGAATACGTCATACTCTGGTATTCTCGCGGTGACTTCCACTGCAGTTCACCGACCTTGTACCCCGCATCTTTCTTCTTGGAGAGGGTGCTGAGGTTGTTGTAGAAGCGTTCGACAGTCTTCTGCAACGCCTTCGAGTGAACCTCGGAAAATATGGGCCACTCGTCTTTCCACTCGGTGAGTCGCTTCTGGTGTTGGTATGCGAACCGATATTGTCCTCGTCGGTGTCGAGCGTGTTGTATTCGTATCGGGTGTGATTGTAGGCTTGGCGGTGGATGTCGATGTGGCGTTCGGCTTCCGCAGTCACACCTGTTCGGTCGGGATAGGCGCAGAAGCGGTAGTCGTACCACATCGCTGTACCGTGATTATCGAAGTGTTGCTACTTAATAGTTTGTTCCGATTCATGTCGGATTCATCCACACGGGGTCAAGCCCCGTGGCATTCGCCTCGACTGCCTGTAAACTTGAGCGGAAGACGTTTGCGCCGACCTTAGCCGCTGTTTGTCGTCGCCTTGAGAGAGCGAAGGCAAACAGAAGTGAGCAGCTCGTCAGATCCATCCATCGAATCAGGTGGTCTCATACCGGAGCAGCGTCTCGAACCGCAAAACACTCGGCTCATCAATGCTGGTATCGCGACGATTCACAACACGGATACTCTGCGAGCATGCGTCGCCTACGAGAACGCAAACCAGCAGCGCGTCCAGATTCCCTGCCGGCTCGAAAATCGGGCCAGCGAGATCCTCTCAGAGGGTGACTGAACTGGTGATCTTGAGCTGTTTGTCGTCGCCGTCATGCGTGGAGGCTCAAATGGAATGAGCGACCGACTCGAGAGCAAGATCCAGCGACAGACCGCGTTCGGAGAGGATGGCCAACTCGAAGTCACAGAGACGAGCATCGAAACTTCGCTCGAGGACTTTGGCGCAGACATCGATCATTGCAACCGCGATTCACGGCTCGATCGCCCCGAAGCCAGTGGGTTCGGCGTCGACGACCGACCCGAAGTAGCCCGCTCATCGGAGGATGATCAGTCCACGCTCTTCGCTGATATAGCCGAGGACCAGCAGACGCTCGACGGCGACGACGCGTCGAAACGCTGCCGCTTGACCACAAGCCCAGGAGGGCTCAGTGAGCTATCTCCCCTGCCCAAAGCGTCGAGTGAACTCGGCTGGTATTCACTATTCTACGCCATCTCTTCTGTAAGGAACTTGTCTAACTATCTTAGGTATGGATCTTAGCTAAGAGTCTCAGACAACATTCTAAGATAGCTTACGTAGGTGTGTTTCTACCCCTTCACTCTAAGCGATCACAACTTATGCTTCAATCTTAGACTGTAGACTTAGGTCTATATCTTAGATAGAATCTCACCACACCGCTTTCACTGTTACAATGCCTGTCGAAGTCATGAACGGGTCCTATGTACTGATCTTAGATATGAATCTAAGCTCGATCTCTTGGCTGTGAGTGCGTTTCCTGTCTCGAAGTCCTATCACTTATGTACTTTTCATAGGGATATACCTTAGCTAAGAATCTTAGATGTGATTCTAAGATATCTTACTTAGGTATATTTCTAGGATGTTTTCCGTAGTTTCTTATCTTAGTAACTCATACGGGACACTCATGCTCTCATACACGGTGTACTCCGAAGCAGGTGGCGTTGGAAAATCGTCGCTGACGGCGAATCTGGCTGTCGCGCACGCTCGAGCAGGTCTCGACGTCCTGGTCGTCCCGCTGGATCCGCAGGACGGTGACCTCAGCCGACTGCTCGGTGTCGACGAGGACCGTGCCAGCAGCGATGCAGACAACCTCGTCCGCCACATGGTCAATGCACCGAAGGGTCCATTTGAGGACCTCATCCGAACGTCGGAGGGCGTCGACATCATTCCGGAGCACAACATGCTCTCGGACCTCGCAGATCACCTCGCCCGCGAACAGCAGAAAGCCGAGGACTTCGGCGACGCGTACAATATCTACGCCCAACTGCAGCGCGTCCTCGCCGATGCCGAAGTCGGCGATCGGTATGATGTCTTGATCTGCGATCCGCCGGCGACCGAGTCGGATCACCTCTACAACGCGATCTTCGCGACGCGAAATCTGGTGATTCCAGTCGAGCCCTCGGCCAAGGGACGAGCATCGGTCGAAGGCCTCGAGGAACTTGCGAGTAACTTCGCTGATCAGCTGAACATCGAGGTCGGTGTTCTTGCTGCAGTCCCGAACGGATTCAAGCGAACGAACGACCAGAAGGAGCTCATCGATGAAATCGAGTTCCCCACACCAGAGATAATCAGCGATCGGACATCGATGATGGAAGGGTGTTGGAAGCAGCAGTGTTCGGCATTCAAGTATGTTCGCGAGCATCGGTCCCGTCAACGGGACTACGAACTCGAAACCCTCGCCCAGTTCGATAACCTGGCTCGCTACCTCGAGACGGAGGCAGGGATTGAGGCACCAAACCCGCCGGAGCCAGGGGAACTTGAGCAAGCGGTGAAAGCATGACGGGGTTCAAGAGCGGAAGCGCCGGTGATCCGTTCAGTAGTAGCGACACAGACGACGATTCCGGGGGCGGTGAGGCAGGGAATGATGAATCGGCCACGATCGAGACATCGGCGTCGACATCGATGACTGAACCCGACGATGAATCTGGGTCCAGCACTGATCGTGACGATCGTGGCGAGACCACATCTAGTGCTTCGGGTACCGTACTTCCTTGGATCTACGAGCGCAACAGCATCACCGACGGACGTGCACAAACTGTCCAGTTACATCTCCAGCAGTCAACGCTGGATCGCCAACGCGAAGGAAAGAGGGAGACCGAGGCTATGTTGGGTGAGTCTGTCAAGAAAGCCGATCTTCGTGAGGCTGCGCTTTTAGTCGGCCTCGAGCATATCGACGAGGTCGCTGAACAACTTCGGGAGTGGGGCTACGACTTCGAATGATCGGTCATAGATTCTTAGCTTAGAGTCTTGGATTGGGGTCTTAGATAACACTGTTAAACCGTGGCTGAAGGAGACGGGAGTTTTTCCCAATAAAGTGTCTATATTCGAAGAACTCCTGCTTGATCCTTTGGAGTCCGAGACATTGTTCAGATTAGCTGGTTCCAGCAGTATGCGTAGCTCTATAGCCATGTTTCTGCGATTGCTGGTTCAGTGTTTCTAAACTTAGAGGTATGTTTTCTAATCACTCATATGATTGATCTGAGAGCGTTCAGATTTCCGTGTTTTCGCATCGAAATCGGTGCCCGAGATGGTGGAGTGAAACTTTGAGCCGCGGAGATGGAACGACGAGAAACACGGAGTCTTAAACGTCGTGTCTCTCCCTCAGTTCGTGTAGAAACATCTCGGTAAGTGCGTTGTACGTACTGAATAGAGCCTTATACGGAGATATCCGTTCGTGCCAAGATCGATAGCGGCGTACCGCCAGTAGCGCTAATCGTGGAGCTGGATCCCGTTTTGTTGAGCGCAATGTCATCTAGCTAGTTTCTAGATGTTGGCTGTAAATCGGCTTTTTGCATCGAATTATGAACTGTCGGTCTACCCGTTTTACCTCGAACACATCAAATATGGGAATAGTATCTAAAAATAATAGTTCGGTAAATAGAGCTGGATACGCACCTACATCAGCTCCTACGGTATCGCTTCTCTCTCTACGGCTTTGTTGAAACTATTCGATGTTGACATAGAGACGAGCTCTCCTTCCAACTGATGTGCGTGAATTCAGTCGAAAACTGGCCCCTTTGTAAATCGCAAGATAAATGGATTTTAACAGAATTCTCTCTACAAAACCTGACTGAATCTCTGTGCCAGAGCCGCCGTGAACGGTAGATTCTGGTATTAATTCCATGAATCCCCGCCTCATTCGTTCAAACTCTAATCTGGCCAGAGCTAGGTCAATTCTGCACTGGATTGAATATGGGAACAGACTTGCCGATACCGGCCAGTCTTAACAGGGTTGACCGGGGATTCGGCTCGTGATCGTTCTTGGCGACTGATTAGAGCTTCCTATTAATGAGTCCGTGGTACTGCTCCATCTTGTCGAGCGGTTGTGGCGACGTGAGGTAGCTCACGACCACGAAGAGACCGAAGTTGACGACGGTCGCAACCAGAATGCCTGGAACGAGTGGAGTTACGTATGGGTTCGGAATCAGCTGCAGCTGGAACAGAGCGAGAAGTACCGTTCCAACTGCTGGCGATACAATGGCCGCTTCCGTGGACGCGCGTGGCCAGGAGACGGCGCCGAGCAACAGCGGCAGCAGTTGGATCGATACTGCCACGACGAACAGCGCAAGGGGGGTTATCAGGTTTGAGTACAAGAGCGCGCCGGCGACACCGGCGAGCATCGTGACGATGATCACGACTCTGTTCAGAAGCAGTTCCTCATCTTCGGAGATGTCCGGACTGATAAATGTTCTGATAAAGTCGCGCGAAACGGTCGCTGCCAACACGTGTGCGTACGAGTCCGTCGTGGAGACGATTGCAGCCAAGATGCCGACAAGGAACAAAGCGGCGAGACCGAACGGCATCACGTCGAACGCGAGAAGTGACGACACCGTATCCGGATTTGTTCCCTCTGGCAGCACGGTCCGACCATAGATTCCGATGAAACTCGTACCGAAGACGTATATTAGCGTGAGAACACCGACGATCATCGCGGCGACTTTGGCGAAGTTCCGTTCAGTGTCGACAGAGTACATACGGATCCATCCCGCGGGTGAGAGTAAGGTATTGCCGACCGAGAACAGAGCACCGACGATCAGGATGACCTCTGGCGTGAACAGGCCGGTTACTCCGGGTGCCGTCGTGTATCCGGCGCGGGAATCGCCGAGGCTAGTGAAGATTTCGCCAACGCCGCCGGCGTGGCTGACGATGAATACGCCGAATGCGCCGAGAAGGATCGAAATCAGCGCCCCGTTGAAGGTATCGAGGTACGCGATTCCACGCATCCCTGTACTGGCAAGGTGGATTGTGACTACGAAGGCAAGTGCGAGAACGCCCAACTCGAAGGAAACAACCCCGCCCGTAAGGATCGTCAAAATCAGCCCACCGGCGAGCAGTTGAGCGACGATATACGTCGTATTGAAAGCAACGCTCGCGAGCACTGTGTAAAGCCGGACCGTGTCGCTCTGATAGTAGTCACCCAGCAGGTCGCCTGGGGTCTGAAGATCATGCTCCTTCCCGACGACCCACATACGGCGGCCGAGGTACCAGACTGCCGGTGCAGTCACCGCGTAGCCGGCGAGAATCATCGCGATGAATGAAAAGCCGACTGAATATACCGTACCTGGGAATCCGGCCATGCCGACGCCGCTCAGCACCGTCGCAACGAGAGTGAGCGAGGCGACGACCCATCCCAGCCCTCGAGAGGCAACGATGTGGTCGGACAGACTGTCCGAGTACCCTCGTCTTGCGAAATGTGTGATGGCGAGGAACATGACGACGTAGCAAGCTAGAATACTGAGTGAAAGCGACAGGTTTGTCGAAATCGTCTCGGCGAGATCCGGAGGGAGCGCCTGTATCGGAACGAGTGATCCGCTACTCATACTTCGCCTCCGTTTCGTCGCCGAGGTCAGTCATGCGTTCTGACGGTTCACTCTTGGTGAGCACTACGTAGAGACCAAGAATTACTAGCGCCGAGACGAGCACGATCGTCCACATCATTACGGGAAGACCCGCGATCAACTGATCTCGGGTGCCGACAAATTTCATCCCGAGATACGCGAAGATCGTAGTGCCCGTAAAGTAGATGAGCATTATCTTCTCCGTCGAGCGCGCTGAGATGTTGTATCTGTCTGGAATCTCACTTGGGTCTGGACGGTCTACTGACCGCCATTTTTCGCTCCAAGGCATGTTTCATCACACCAGACCGAATCCATATAAAAGTATCGGCAAATAATTGTATGGTGTCATATAAGATAAATTTCAAATATATACTTAGATATTGACCACAGTTTCAAACTATACTTATTAGTATTTATTTAACTTTTAGTAATTTAATAATGATTAACGGAAATCGACGACGACTGTCGCACACTGGGGTAACTGCTTGGGAATATCCGTCGAGACGTTTCATATTAAAATATGTATATAGTTAAATTCAAGAATCTAATTTCTCGGAAAGATCATCCATCGCTCGCGTTCTCACGTCCCGGAAGACTGGGCAGACGCCATGGTGATCCTCGGTAAGCTGTTTGACGACTGCCTGACGGATCGCGTGTTCGCACGATCCAGTCACCGGCTTTCTGTGGGGACAATACTGACAACATTCAAACGGGGAAAGCTCCCGTGGGGGCATAAGATAGTGTATATCGAAGCTTTACTTGAAGGTATGCATACGGCGTCTATCGCGCGAGGGCCGTTACAGTGCCGCGAGGAGTTAGTCTGTCACGTCCTGCGTGATGTACTCGACTGCCGATCGACTAACTTCGGTAATGCCACGGACGGAGCGGCCGAGGTCGGCGCGGACGACCGATCCAGTTATTGGTCGGGAGTCTGTCTCGGATGCCAGAAGCACATAGGCGCCGGTATAGTCGGCGGCCGACGGCGTGATCTCGAGCGGATGGTTCGTAGGATCGAACTTATCGGCGGAAACGACGCCGCGGTGGCCGCCGAGTGATTCGGTACCTGATAGATCTGTTGGGACAAACCCCGGCGCGACGGCATTAACTCGAATCGTCGGTGCGAGCTCGAAGGCGAGCTGCCGAACTAGACCGAGGACAGCGTGCTTGGCCGGGACGTAGAGAATGCCTCCGCCGTCGGACCCGAAGCTCGCCTGCGAGGCGGTGAATACTATTCGTCCGTCTGTTTCGATTAGTTCGGGCAGCGCCGCCTTTGCACCCATCATGTATCCAAGGACGTTCACGCCGAACAGTTCGAAGAAGCTCTCTTCGAGGTCCTCACCTGACAGCTCAGGCAGGGACGTATTCTGATCAAATACACCCGCATTTCCGACGAACACATCAAGTTTGCCGAAGGCGTCAACTGTCTCCGAGACCGCCCGTTTGTTGTCCGCCAATGACGTTACGTCTCCCGCGACGGTGACGACATCGTCGCCAAAGTCCGACCCGACGTCCTCGAGTCGGTCCTCGTTGATGTCCAGTACGCCGACCGATGCGCCCTCGTCGATGAACCGTTCGGTCACCGCACGTCCAAGCCCGGATCCACCGCCAGTGACCAGTGCGACCTGATTGTCAAGCCAACCCATCGATTCCAAGGCTGGTCGGTCACCACTAATACTTACCGGTGACGTACCCCTGATCAATCACTGATCGAGTTGTCGGCGGGTGGCTCGTACAGTTCGACGTAGTTTCCGTCAGGGTCTCGAGCGTAAGCGATATCCGCGCCGTTACCGACGGTTCGGGGAGAATTCACGAACTTGACTGCCGGCGTGAGTTCCTCGTAGAGGCCGACTACGTCGTCAACAGTGATGCAGATGTGGGCAATCCCGACGTCGTGACCTGCTGCTGTCTCGTGAACGACGTCGTTTTCGGGCGCATCGTAGTCGATGAGTTCAATCGCGAAGCCGCCGGCGTCGAGAAAGACAATCTCGCCCTCAACACCTTCGACACCGACGATGTCGCTCTGGACCTCACTGATCGGGAACCGTTTATCGACCTCGAATCCGAGCCGATCCCGGTAGAACTCGAGGGCACTCTCCATGTCCTGTACGTTCAGTCCGTAGTGTGTCGCCTGTCCTATCATTCGAACCGATCATCTTCGGATACAGAAAGCGGTCAGAAAAACATTCCGGTGAAGAGACTCCGATCTAGTCAATGGATCGAGGGTGGCTCCCCATTTTCACCCGTTCGCCCCGGGGCCCGTTGAACAATAACTAAGTAGTTGTAACCCTCTCCGTTTGTGTGTATACATGTCTCACGACATAGAGCAGTCACTGTCCGCAAGCGAGTCCGCGCAGGAACGGACTCGGCGGATACTCGACCGCATGGAGAAAACGCTTGAACGGGGTGAGGTTCCGATGAAGATTCTCAATGATGAGGACATCTATCAGCGAGAGCTCAATCGGATATTCGCTCAGACGTGGGTGTACGTCGGCCACGAATCGGAGGTTCCTGAGCCGGGCGATTACCGCCAGCGGACAATCGGAGAGGACCCGTTTGTCTTCGTCCGCGACGAAAATGGCACGCTCCGCGTATTGTTCAACAGCTGTCGTCACCGCGGCGCGAACGTCTGCCGGGCTGAGAAGGGGAACACGACCCATTTTCGCTGCCCCTATCACGGCTGGACCTACCAAAACACGGGTGACCTCGTCGGCGTCCCCCAGAAGGGAGATGGGTTCGACCACCTCGACGCTGACGAGTACGGCCTCCGCGAGGCGGCGAACGTCGACACATATAACGGACTAGTCTTCGCCTGTATCGCACCAGACGCGCCGCAACTCGAAGAGTATCTCGGCGGTGCGACGTGGTACCTCGACATGTACTTCGACCTGATTGACATGGAAGTTATTGGCGACCCGCAGCGGTGGGTCGTCGACGCCGACTGGAAAACGCCGACGGAGAACTTCTACGGCGACAATTACCACGTGCCGATGGGCCACAAGTCGGCGATCGACGTGGGAATCGGCAGCGAAACAGCCACTGGCGAGGAAGAGAGCGAACTGTATGGTATCGCCGACTGTGATGGACACGCTTTTAGTATCTACCAGATCGACTCTGAGAAGCCGATGTTCTGGGGCCACCCCGAAGATGTCGTCGAGACGTTCAACCACGATGCTCTCGACGACGACCAGCACGAGGTCGCACGCAGGTCGGGCGTGACTCTCGGGACGATCTTCCCGAACCTCTCATTCATTTTCCTCGGCGGCCGCGACGATCCGAACAAGGATCCCGTCGGGACGTTCTGTCTGCGTCAGTGGCAGCCCCGTGGCCCCGGCAAGATGGAGGCTTGGAACTGGATTCTAGCACCGAAAGACGCTCCGGCGGAATACAAAGAGCGAGTCTACGAAGTCGGAATGTCGACGTTCAGCGCCGCGGGTAACTTCGAGGCCGACGATATCGGCATCTGGGACGGAATTGATGACGCGGCGGGCAGCGTGTTCGTTGAGCAGACCGAGGCTACGACGCTGTTCACGATGGGACGCGGCGAGAACGCCGCGGCGACCATCGACGACGACTGGGCGGGGCCGGGAACGGCCTACGCGGATGGCGGGCTGACCGACGAGAACCAACTGGACTTCTACCGAACGTGGTACGAGACGATAACGACCGAGGGGGCTGAATAATATGCAGGACGAACAGGTTCAGCAAGCCACGCTTCGGCTCGAGTGCGAGGAGTTCCTCTATCACACGGCGGAGTTACTCGACGACCGCCGACTGAGCGAGTGGCACGATCTTGTCACAGATGACATCGAATACCGCATACCGATTCGAACGACGCGCGAACGGTCCAAACCCACGGAGTTCAGTAAGTCAGCTTTCCACATGAAGGAGGACTGGGGGACGCTCAA
Protein-coding sequences here:
- a CDS encoding ParA family protein, which translates into the protein MLSYTVYSEAGGVGKSSLTANLAVAHARAGLDVLVVPLDPQDGDLSRLLGVDEDRASSDADNLVRHMVNAPKGPFEDLIRTSEGVDIIPEHNMLSDLADHLAREQQKAEDFGDAYNIYAQLQRVLADAEVGDRYDVLICDPPATESDHLYNAIFATRNLVIPVEPSAKGRASVEGLEELASNFADQLNIEVGVLAAVPNGFKRTNDQKELIDEIEFPTPEIISDRTSMMEGCWKQQCSAFKYVREHRSRQRDYELETLAQFDNLARYLETEAGIEAPNPPEPGELEQAVKA
- a CDS encoding sodium:solute symporter family protein, producing the protein MSSGSLVPIQALPPDLAETISTNLSLSLSILACYVVMFLAITHFARRGYSDSLSDHIVASRGLGWVVASLTLVATVLSGVGMAGFPGTVYSVGFSFIAMILAGYAVTAPAVWYLGRRMWVVGKEHDLQTPGDLLGDYYQSDTVRLYTVLASVAFNTTYIVAQLLAGGLILTILTGGVVSFELGVLALAFVVTIHLASTGMRGIAYLDTFNGALISILLGAFGVFIVSHAGGVGEIFTSLGDSRAGYTTAPGVTGLFTPEVILIVGALFSVGNTLLSPAGWIRMYSVDTERNFAKVAAMIVGVLTLIYVFGTSFIGIYGRTVLPEGTNPDTVSSLLAFDVMPFGLAALFLVGILAAIVSTTDSYAHVLAATVSRDFIRTFISPDISEDEELLLNRVVIIVTMLAGVAGALLYSNLITPLALFVVAVSIQLLPLLLGAVSWPRASTEAAIVSPAVGTVLLALFQLQLIPNPYVTPLVPGILVATVVNFGLFVVVSYLTSPQPLDKMEQYHGLINRKL
- the hcaB gene encoding 3-(cis-5,6-dihydroxycyclohexa-1,3-dien-1-yl)propanoate dehydrogenase, which translates into the protein MGWLDNQVALVTGGGSGLGRAVTERFIDEGASVGVLDINEDRLEDVGSDFGDDVVTVAGDVTSLADNKRAVSETVDAFGKLDVFVGNAGVFDQNTSLPELSGEDLEESFFELFGVNVLGYMMGAKAALPELIETDGRIVFTASQASFGSDGGGILYVPAKHAVLGLVRQLAFELAPTIRVNAVAPGFVPTDLSGTESLGGHRGVVSADKFDPTNHPLEITPSAADYTGAYVLLASETDSRPITGSVVRADLGRSVRGITEVSRSAVEYITQDVTD
- a CDS encoding VOC family protein, which produces MIGQATHYGLNVQDMESALEFYRDRLGFEVDKRFPISEVQSDIVGVEGVEGEIVFLDAGGFAIELIDYDAPENDVVHETAAGHDVGIAHICITVDDVVGLYEELTPAVKFVNSPRTVGNGADIAYARDPDGNYVELYEPPADNSISD
- a CDS encoding aromatic ring-hydroxylating oxygenase subunit alpha translates to MKILNDEDIYQRELNRIFAQTWVYVGHESEVPEPGDYRQRTIGEDPFVFVRDENGTLRVLFNSCRHRGANVCRAEKGNTTHFRCPYHGWTYQNTGDLVGVPQKGDGFDHLDADEYGLREAANVDTYNGLVFACIAPDAPQLEEYLGGATWYLDMYFDLIDMEVIGDPQRWVVDADWKTPTENFYGDNYHVPMGHKSAIDVGIGSETATGEEESELYGIADCDGHAFSIYQIDSEKPMFWGHPEDVVETFNHDALDDDQHEVARRSGVTLGTIFPNLSFIFLGGRDDPNKDPVGTFCLRQWQPRGPGKMEAWNWILAPKDAPAEYKERVYEVGMSTFSAAGNFEADDIGIWDGIDDAAGSVFVEQTEATTLFTMGRGENAAATIDDDWAGPGTAYADGGLTDENQLDFYRTWYETITTEGAE